The following coding sequences are from one Microbacterium wangchenii window:
- a CDS encoding magnesium transporter MgtE N-terminal domain-containing protein, translated as MSTQRVFVARLAGCAVFDPAGDRLGKVRDVVVIYRAADPPRVVGLVVEIPGRRHVFLSIGRVTSIASGQVITTGLINVRRFQQRGGEVRVLAELVGRRVYLNDGSGTAVIEDVAIERSRLGDWDVGQLFLRRPKTSASPFAKGPTTFATWSEVREQQTAGQAQSAEQLVATYADLKPADLANTLLDLPEERLLDVAEELPDERLADALEEMPEDEQVRILERLGDERAADILDAMEPDDAADLLGQLPEKRLQQLLELMEPEEADDVRALLKYGPDTAGGLMTPEPIVLSADSTVAEALALIRRHELHPALAASVFVTLPPYETPTGRLLGTVHFQRMLRYPPHERLGAIIDDTLEPVPASASAAEVARLLASYDLVSLPVVDPAHRLVGAVSVDDMLDYLLPEDWRSHDGDDPRTRTATRPQPANAGIPTTTPRRR; from the coding sequence GTGAGCACGCAGAGGGTTTTCGTCGCACGGCTGGCCGGCTGCGCGGTCTTCGACCCGGCCGGTGACCGGCTGGGCAAGGTGCGCGATGTCGTGGTCATCTATCGCGCCGCCGATCCGCCTCGCGTGGTGGGTCTGGTCGTGGAGATCCCCGGCCGGCGCCATGTGTTCCTCTCCATCGGCCGGGTCACCTCCATCGCCAGCGGTCAGGTCATCACGACCGGCCTGATCAATGTGCGCCGGTTCCAGCAGCGCGGCGGCGAGGTGCGCGTCCTCGCCGAGCTGGTCGGCCGGCGCGTGTACCTCAACGACGGCTCGGGCACCGCCGTCATCGAAGACGTCGCGATCGAACGCAGCCGACTGGGCGACTGGGACGTCGGCCAGCTGTTCCTGCGCCGCCCCAAGACCAGCGCCTCCCCCTTCGCCAAGGGCCCGACGACGTTCGCGACGTGGAGCGAAGTGCGCGAGCAGCAGACGGCAGGGCAGGCCCAGTCGGCCGAGCAGCTGGTGGCCACCTACGCCGACCTCAAGCCCGCCGACCTCGCCAACACCCTGCTGGACCTACCGGAGGAGCGTCTCCTCGACGTCGCCGAGGAGCTCCCCGACGAGCGGCTCGCCGACGCACTGGAGGAGATGCCCGAAGACGAGCAGGTGCGCATCCTCGAGCGCCTGGGCGACGAGCGGGCCGCCGACATCCTCGACGCCATGGAGCCCGACGACGCCGCAGACCTCCTCGGCCAGCTCCCGGAGAAGCGCCTGCAGCAGCTGCTGGAGCTCATGGAGCCCGAAGAGGCCGACGACGTCCGTGCGCTGCTGAAGTACGGCCCCGACACCGCGGGCGGTCTCATGACGCCCGAACCCATCGTGCTCTCCGCCGACTCCACCGTCGCCGAGGCACTGGCCCTCATCCGCCGGCACGAGCTGCACCCCGCCCTCGCCGCATCCGTTTTCGTCACGCTGCCGCCGTACGAGACCCCCACGGGGCGGCTGCTGGGGACCGTCCACTTCCAGCGGATGCTGCGCTACCCGCCGCACGAGCGGCTGGGGGCGATCATCGACGACACGCTGGAACCGGTGCCGGCGTCCGCGTCGGCCGCCGAGGTGGCACGCCTGCTGGCCAGCTACGACCTCGTCTCGCTCCCGGTGGTGGATCCGGCGCACCGGCTGGTCGGCGCCGTCAGCGTCGACGACATGCTCGACTACCTCCTGCCGGAGGACTGGCGCTCGCACGACGGCGATGATCCGAGAACCCGGACCGCCACCCGTCCCCAGCCCGCGAACGCGGGCATCCCCACGACCACCCCGAGGAGGCGCTGA
- a CDS encoding DUF1003 domain-containing protein, giving the protein MARSPRQSAALDAPLGRGGVLPPRTPRPSRDRFGRFSESFARAMGTSAFLLGMTAFVVVWLVWNTTAPREWQFDPSSMNFTLLTLILSLQASYAAPLILLAQNRQDDRDRVQIEQDRQRAERNLADTEYLAREIVALRMAVHDMTQDTLTKDTLRAELRSLLKELDHPEREATAQ; this is encoded by the coding sequence ATGGCCCGCTCCCCACGGCAATCCGCCGCCCTCGACGCGCCCCTCGGCCGCGGTGGCGTGCTGCCGCCGCGCACCCCGCGCCCCTCCCGCGATCGCTTCGGCCGGTTCTCCGAGTCGTTCGCGCGGGCGATGGGCACGTCCGCGTTCCTCCTCGGCATGACCGCGTTCGTCGTGGTGTGGCTGGTGTGGAACACCACCGCCCCGCGCGAGTGGCAGTTCGACCCGTCGTCGATGAACTTCACCCTGCTCACCCTGATCCTCTCGCTGCAGGCCTCCTACGCCGCCCCGCTGATCCTCCTCGCCCAGAACCGGCAGGATGACCGCGACCGCGTGCAGATCGAGCAGGACCGGCAGCGCGCCGAGCGCAACCTCGCCGACACGGAGTACCTCGCACGCGAGATCGTGGCGCTGCGGATGGCGGTGCACGACATGACGCAGGACACCCTCACCAAGGACACGCTGCGCGCCGAGCTGCGCTCGCTGCTGAAGGAGCTCGATCACCCCGAGCGCGAGGCGACCGCGCAGTGA
- a CDS encoding Mrp/NBP35 family ATP-binding protein produces MTDAAQTDAVRSAVSAVGDPELRRPLGELDMVRAVAVEGDVAHVEIALTIVGCPAADRIERDVRAAAAMVPGIAAVDLTIGVMTPEQRRALTERLRGGRPARTMPFGPDSLTRVIAVTSGKGGVGKSTVTANLAVALAGRGLRVGLVDADVHGFSIPGLLGLVDADGLPPAPTRLDDLMLPPVAYDVKVISIGMFLRRPGDSAAGAVAWRGPMLHRTVQQFLTEVYFGDLDILLLDMPPGTGDVAISVGQLLPHADVLVVTTPQAAASDVAVRSGLVARQTGQRLIGVVENMAAMTLPDGSTLDLFGAGGGEQVARALSDDSGGDVPLLASVPLSPALRTGGDVGVPVVIAHPADPAAQAIDALAASVATGGRGLAGRSLPFTPR; encoded by the coding sequence GTGACCGACGCCGCGCAGACCGACGCGGTGCGTTCGGCGGTGTCCGCCGTGGGCGATCCCGAACTGCGCCGTCCCCTCGGCGAGCTCGACATGGTGCGCGCCGTCGCGGTGGAGGGCGACGTCGCCCACGTGGAGATCGCCCTCACGATCGTGGGGTGCCCCGCCGCCGACCGCATCGAGCGCGACGTGCGCGCCGCGGCGGCGATGGTGCCGGGGATCGCCGCGGTCGACCTCACGATCGGCGTCATGACGCCCGAGCAGCGCCGCGCCCTGACCGAGCGGCTGCGTGGCGGGCGGCCCGCGCGCACGATGCCGTTCGGACCAGATTCGCTCACGCGTGTGATCGCGGTCACCAGCGGCAAGGGCGGCGTGGGGAAATCCACCGTGACGGCGAACCTCGCCGTCGCCCTCGCTGGCCGTGGGCTTCGGGTGGGGCTCGTCGACGCCGATGTGCACGGCTTCTCCATCCCGGGCCTGCTCGGTCTCGTCGACGCCGACGGACTGCCGCCGGCACCCACGCGGCTGGACGACCTGATGCTCCCCCCTGTCGCGTACGACGTGAAGGTCATCTCGATCGGCATGTTCCTGCGGCGCCCGGGCGATTCGGCGGCCGGGGCGGTGGCGTGGCGGGGACCGATGCTGCACCGAACCGTCCAACAGTTCCTCACCGAGGTGTACTTCGGTGACCTCGACATCCTGCTGCTGGACATGCCACCGGGCACCGGTGACGTTGCGATCTCGGTCGGCCAGCTGCTCCCGCACGCCGATGTCCTCGTGGTCACGACTCCCCAGGCCGCGGCATCCGATGTCGCCGTGCGCAGCGGTCTGGTCGCCCGCCAGACCGGCCAGCGCCTCATCGGTGTCGTGGAGAACATGGCCGCCATGACCCTCCCCGACGGCTCGACGCTCGACCTCTTCGGCGCCGGCGGCGGCGAGCAGGTCGCCCGCGCGCTCTCGGACGACTCCGGCGGCGATGTGCCGCTCCTGGCCTCCGTCCCGCTGAGCCCGGCCCTGCGCACGGGCGGGGACGTCGGTGTTCCGGTCGTCATCGCGCATCCGGCCGATCCGGCTGCCCAGGCCATCGACGCGCTGGCCGCCTCGGTCGCCACCGGCGGTCGCGGGCTCGCGGGTCGCTCCCTCCCCTTCACGCCGCGCTGA
- a CDS encoding Sec-independent protein translocase TatB, giving the protein MFFGLTIEKLLLIGLIAAMLIGPERLPRYAENLARLAVRARDMAQGARSRMREEMGPEFDEVDWRKLDPRQYDPRRIIREALLEDAPVATVRTAAVAGVAASAAAPPPSPPAFRAGEAPPFDSEAT; this is encoded by the coding sequence ATGTTCTTCGGGCTCACGATCGAGAAGCTGCTGCTGATCGGCCTGATCGCAGCGATGCTCATCGGGCCGGAGCGTCTGCCCCGGTATGCCGAGAACCTCGCCCGCTTGGCCGTGCGTGCCCGTGACATGGCCCAGGGCGCCCGTTCCCGCATGCGGGAGGAGATGGGCCCGGAGTTCGACGAGGTCGACTGGCGCAAGCTCGACCCCCGCCAGTACGACCCGCGGCGCATCATCCGCGAGGCGCTGCTGGAGGACGCGCCGGTGGCCACGGTGCGCACCGCCGCCGTCGCCGGGGTCGCCGCATCCGCCGCCGCGCCGCCGCCCTCGCCCCCGGCGTTCCGCGCCGGCGAAGCGCCGCCGTTCGACTCCGAAGCCACCTGA
- a CDS encoding O-methyltransferase has translation MSGTEANQRFVLEATVEPEHIARARAHALELGADPISPPIGAQIAVLAAASRALNIVEIGTGGGVSGLWLLHGSPRATLTTIDSEPEHLGAARAAFAEARIPAARARFITGRASDVLPRMNEASYDIVFVDAEPEGVIEYVEHGLRLIRAGGTVLVPRVLAGGAVADPVRRDPVTTAYRSLIQETQSSPAVIGALSTSAEGLLQLTSITEGR, from the coding sequence ATGAGCGGAACAGAGGCGAATCAGCGGTTCGTTCTCGAGGCGACGGTGGAGCCCGAGCACATCGCGCGGGCGCGCGCGCACGCTCTGGAACTGGGCGCCGACCCGATCAGCCCGCCCATCGGCGCGCAGATCGCGGTCCTGGCCGCAGCCTCCCGCGCCCTGAACATCGTGGAGATCGGCACCGGTGGCGGTGTCTCGGGCCTGTGGCTGCTGCACGGTTCGCCGCGCGCGACCCTCACGACCATCGACAGCGAGCCCGAGCACCTCGGCGCCGCGCGCGCGGCGTTCGCCGAGGCACGCATCCCGGCCGCGCGGGCGCGCTTCATCACCGGGCGCGCCTCCGACGTCCTCCCCCGGATGAACGAGGCGTCCTACGACATCGTCTTCGTCGACGCCGAGCCGGAGGGCGTCATCGAGTACGTCGAGCACGGGCTGCGCCTCATCCGTGCGGGCGGGACGGTGCTGGTGCCGCGTGTCCTGGCCGGTGGCGCCGTGGCCGACCCCGTGCGCCGCGACCCCGTCACGACGGCCTATCGGTCCCTCATCCAGGAGACCCAGTCCTCCCCGGCCGTCATCGGTGCGCTGTCCACCTCGGCCGAGGGCCTGCTGCAGCTCACCTCGATCACCGAGGGCCGCTGA
- a CDS encoding DUF3117 domain-containing protein yields the protein MAAMKPRTGDGPMEAVKEGRLIIVRVPLEGGGRLVVSVNDAEAKELYDVLGGVVGA from the coding sequence ATGGCAGCCATGAAGCCGAGAACCGGTGACGGACCGATGGAGGCTGTGAAGGAGGGGCGCCTCATCATCGTCCGTGTCCCGCTCGAGGGCGGGGGCCGTCTCGTCGTTTCGGTCAACGACGCCGAAGCCAAAGAACTCTACGACGTGCTGGGCGGTGTCGTCGGCGCGTGA
- the dapE gene encoding succinyl-diaminopimelate desuccinylase, with amino-acid sequence MPDLDLTASSVDLTRVICDIPSVSGEETPLADAIEAAVRALPHLEVLREGDTIIARTDLGRAQRVVIAGHIDTVPIHDNLPTRDIDVDGEAYLWGRGTVDMKAGVAVQLRLAAELVAPRVDITWMWYDHEEVDADLNGLTRLSRTRPELFAGDFAILGEPSNGEVEGGCNGNLRALVRTTGVRAHSARAWVGENAIHRAAPILARLAEYRPRDVEVEGLVYREGLNAVRISGGVAGNVIPDACEVEVNYRFAPSRTAEEATQHVHDVFAGFEVEVVDLAPGARPGLDAPLAQEFVAAVGAEPRPKYGWTDVARFSAMGVPAVNYGPGDPHLAHHDEERVPLAQIVSVERGLRAWLSAP; translated from the coding sequence GTGCCCGACCTCGACCTCACCGCATCCTCCGTCGACCTGACCCGCGTGATCTGCGACATCCCCAGCGTGTCGGGGGAGGAGACCCCGCTCGCCGACGCCATCGAGGCCGCCGTCCGCGCCCTGCCGCACCTGGAGGTGCTGCGCGAGGGTGACACGATCATCGCGCGCACGGATCTCGGCCGCGCCCAGCGGGTGGTCATCGCCGGCCACATCGACACGGTGCCGATTCACGACAACCTGCCCACGCGCGACATCGACGTCGACGGTGAGGCGTACCTGTGGGGGCGTGGCACGGTCGACATGAAGGCGGGCGTCGCGGTGCAGCTGCGCTTGGCCGCCGAACTCGTCGCTCCCCGGGTCGACATCACCTGGATGTGGTACGACCACGAGGAGGTCGACGCGGACCTGAACGGCCTCACCCGCCTCTCGCGGACGCGACCGGAGCTGTTCGCCGGCGACTTCGCGATCCTGGGGGAGCCCTCCAACGGCGAGGTCGAAGGCGGATGCAACGGCAATCTGCGCGCCCTCGTGCGCACGACCGGCGTCCGAGCGCACAGTGCCCGCGCGTGGGTCGGGGAGAACGCCATCCATCGCGCCGCTCCGATCCTCGCGCGCCTCGCGGAGTACCGCCCCCGCGATGTCGAGGTGGAGGGCCTGGTGTACCGCGAAGGGCTCAACGCCGTGCGGATCTCCGGCGGCGTCGCGGGCAACGTCATCCCCGACGCGTGCGAGGTGGAGGTGAACTACCGCTTCGCCCCCAGCCGCACCGCCGAGGAGGCCACGCAGCACGTGCACGATGTGTTCGCCGGCTTCGAGGTCGAGGTGGTCGACCTCGCCCCCGGTGCCCGCCCCGGCCTGGACGCGCCGCTCGCGCAGGAATTCGTCGCGGCCGTCGGCGCCGAGCCCAGGCCCAAGTACGGGTGGACGGATGTCGCGCGCTTCTCGGCGATGGGCGTGCCCGCGGTGAACTACGGACCGGGCGACCCGCACCTGGCCCACCACGACGAGGAGCGCGTGCCGCTGGCGCAGATCGTGTCGGTCGAACGCGGTCTGCGGGCGTGGCTGAGCGCCCCCTGA